One genomic region from Pseudomonas hormoni encodes:
- a CDS encoding DUF1348 family protein has protein sequence MAESETRPPLPPFDRESAILKVRLAEDGWNSRDAEKVSLAYTTDTKWRNRVDFAVNRAEAAAFLTRKWNKELDYRLIKELWAFTDNRIAVRYAYEWHDDSGNWYRSYGNENWEFAENGLMAHRFACVNDMPIKESERKFRWPLGRRPDDHPGLSDLGL, from the coding sequence ATGGCTGAATCTGAAACCCGTCCCCCACTACCCCCTTTCGATCGCGAATCGGCAATTCTCAAAGTCCGGCTTGCAGAAGATGGCTGGAACTCCCGCGATGCAGAAAAAGTTTCACTGGCTTACACAACTGATACCAAGTGGCGAAATCGAGTCGACTTCGCAGTAAACAGGGCTGAAGCCGCAGCATTCCTCACCCGAAAATGGAACAAAGAACTGGACTATCGACTGATCAAAGAGTTGTGGGCATTTACCGATAACCGCATCGCGGTACGTTACGCCTACGAATGGCACGATGACTCCGGTAATTGGTATCGCTCATACGGAAACGAGAATTGGGAGTTTGCTGAAAACGGACTGATGGCTCATCGGTTTGCCTGCGTCAATGACATGCCAATCAAAGAGTCGGAGCGAAAATTTCGTTGGCCGTTAGGCCGTCGCCCTGACGATCATCCGGGTCTTTCTGATTTAGGCCTGTAA
- the wrbA gene encoding NAD(P)H:quinone oxidoreductase translates to MVKILVLYHSMYGHIETMAQHVAQGASSVPGVEVTVKRVPETMDPEAFKAAHGKTDQAAPVANPAELSGYDAIIFGTPTRFGNMSGQMRNFLDQTGGLWASGALVGKVASVFTSTGTGGGQEMTITSTWTTLAHHGMVIVPIGYSDPALFDVSQPGGGTPYGASTIAGADGSRQPDSRELGIAHHQGQYVAKIAAKLKE, encoded by the coding sequence ATGGTCAAGATTCTGGTTCTCTATCATTCGATGTACGGCCATATCGAAACTATGGCGCAGCATGTAGCTCAGGGTGCTAGCAGCGTCCCTGGGGTTGAAGTCACGGTAAAGCGTGTTCCTGAAACCATGGACCCTGAGGCATTCAAAGCGGCACATGGCAAAACTGACCAGGCGGCTCCAGTGGCAAACCCTGCTGAGTTGTCTGGCTATGACGCCATCATATTCGGCACGCCTACCCGCTTTGGCAACATGTCAGGACAGATGCGCAACTTCCTCGATCAGACTGGCGGCCTGTGGGCTAGCGGAGCACTGGTTGGCAAGGTCGCAAGTGTATTTACATCAACGGGTACTGGCGGTGGCCAAGAGATGACCATCACCTCGACGTGGACGACACTTGCTCATCACGGCATGGTCATTGTGCCTATCGGTTATTCCGATCCAGCCTTGTTCGATGTATCGCAACCAGGCGGCGGTACGCCCTATGGGGCATCCACCATTGCAGGTGCTGATGGCTCCCGCCAACCGGACTCGCGTGAATTAGGTATTGCTCACCACCAAGGGCAATACGTCGCAAAAATTGCAGCGAAACTGAAGGAATAG